Proteins from one Lonchura striata isolate bLonStr1 chromosome 6, bLonStr1.mat, whole genome shotgun sequence genomic window:
- the TMEM80 gene encoding LOW QUALITY PROTEIN: transmembrane protein 80 (The sequence of the model RefSeq protein was modified relative to this genomic sequence to represent the inferred CDS: deleted 3 bases in 2 codons): MGRGRVRAARPEAVPDGSGETRARPNAAESPSNAARRGEESRARSSRVRSQPKAVARSADVCRVLSDRTRAPLAGPNGDARAGSARVRPKATEPGRTLRSRPKAGGRGEGPRAGCRDGGGAERGGGVGMAVPSRGRTSEILSSLPLHILLYVNGIYYIFYFLATLAMIIYKSQVFSYPDDFLAPDLAVLFLMAILEMPRLYLGFKGNLTEAEVPLGLSLGLTVGSVVLCVYLLLWQTYVLWADVLLNAVLLSAYGLESGLKVTAIAAFVS; this comes from the exons ATGGGGCGCGGCCGAGtgcgcgcggcgcggcccgaAGCGGTACCTGACGGATCGGGTGAGACCCGAGCCCGCCCGAACGCGGCCGAGTCCCCGAGC AATGCGGCCCGTCGAGGCGAAGAGTCCCGAGCGCGCTCGAGCCGTGTCCGATCTCAGCCGAAGGCGGTAGCGAGGAGCGCCGATGTGTGCCGAGTCCTCTCCGATCGCACCCGAGCTCCGCTCGCCGGCCCGAACGGAGACGCCCGAGCGGGCAGCGCCCGAGTCCGCCCGAAAGCGACCGAACCGGGCCGAACGCTCCGATCTCGCCCGAAGGCGGGTGGGCGGGGCGAAGGGCCGCGCGCGGGCTGCCGGGACGGCGGGGGAGCGgag cggggcgggggcgtcGGGATGGCGGTGCCGAGCCGAG GAAGAACATCAGAGATT CTGTCATCGCTTCCCTTACACATCCTGCTTTATGTAAATGGCATTTATTACATCTTCTACTTCTTGGCAACTCTTGCGATGATTATTTACAAAA GTCAAGTTTTCAGTTATCCAGATGATTTTTTGGCTCCTGATCTTGCCGTGCTTTTCCTTATGGCCATTCTGGAAATGCCTAGATTGTACTTGG GTTTCAAGGGTAACCTGACAGAAGCAGAGGTGCcgctggggctgagcctggggCTCACGGTGGGCAGTGTGGTGCTGTGTGTGtacctgctgctgtggcagacCTACGTGCTGTGGGCAGATGTGCTCCTCAACGCCGTGCTGCTCTCGGCCTACGGGCTCGAGTCGGGGCTCAAGGTCACGGCCATCGCTGCCTTCGTCAGCTGA